In one Fodinicola acaciae genomic region, the following are encoded:
- a CDS encoding SAM-dependent methyltransferase, whose translation MPQSDSPTHPEIGRPIIDTDKPSIARAYDFALGGRDNFEVDRQLYNRVAGATGVGPELIRMARINRQWLMRVVRWLARDIGIDQFIELGSGLPASENVHQVAQAENSEAMVIYVDNDPAVIAHGQALLAENGRTHFVAADLRHPDLLLTNEVVLANLDLDRPVAVMHCLTLHGIPDLAEVRGIVDGYVRPLVSGSYVAMTHAFNPHDGSDLDKLAGRAETAARTAFPDIRFRDRAEMMAILDGLELVEPGLTYLLEWWPEGPNLPADLVSKILLGAVGRKP comes from the coding sequence ATGCCTCAGTCCGATTCCCCGACTCATCCAGAGATCGGGCGCCCCATCATCGACACCGACAAGCCCAGCATCGCGCGTGCGTACGACTTCGCGCTCGGCGGCCGGGACAACTTCGAGGTCGACCGGCAGCTCTACAACCGGGTCGCCGGTGCGACCGGCGTCGGTCCCGAGCTGATCCGGATGGCCAGGATCAACCGGCAGTGGCTGATGCGGGTGGTCCGCTGGCTGGCCAGGGACATCGGCATCGACCAGTTCATCGAGCTCGGTTCCGGCCTGCCGGCAAGCGAAAACGTCCATCAGGTCGCGCAGGCGGAAAACTCCGAGGCGATGGTCATCTACGTCGACAACGACCCGGCGGTGATCGCGCACGGACAGGCATTGCTGGCGGAGAACGGGCGTACCCATTTCGTCGCCGCCGACCTGCGCCATCCGGACCTGTTGCTGACCAACGAGGTCGTGCTGGCCAACCTCGACCTGGACCGGCCGGTCGCCGTCATGCATTGCCTGACGCTGCACGGAATTCCCGACCTCGCCGAGGTGAGAGGCATCGTGGACGGATACGTCCGGCCACTGGTGTCCGGATCGTACGTCGCCATGACACACGCCTTCAATCCGCACGATGGCAGCGATCTGGACAAGCTGGCCGGCCGCGCGGAAACGGCGGCGCGTACGGCGTTTCCGGACATCCGGTTTCGGGACCGCGCCGAGATGATGGCCATCCTGGACGGGCTGGAGCTGGTCGAGCCGGGGTTGACGTATCTGCTGGAGTGGTGGCCGGAGGGGCCGAACCTGCCGGCGGATCTGGTCAGCAAGATCCTGTTGGGGGCCGTCGGCCGCAAGCCGTAG